Sequence from the Rhodothermia bacterium genome:
TCACTCTGGGTTTTTCCGCCTTGGAGCAGGCCAGCAAGAGCATTTACATCAAGGTTTTGTTGCTGTTGCTGCTTTCCGAGCATTCCAAAGATCATCGGGCCGAGTGTTTCAAAGATACCACCCGCCACATTGGGATCTACACCCGTTTGCTGTGCAACATGGTTCTGTAATGAAGGTTGCTTATTGCCCAAGACCATGCCCAGCAAGTCCATTGGGTTTCCACTATTCAAGCCATTATGCACCGCTTGGGCGCCTTGTTCGGAACCCGCTTTTTTCCCCATGGCACTCATGATCATGGGTGCTGCTAGGGTAACTGCATTTTGTGCAACATTTTTATCAATACCAAACTTTTCTGCTACCTGACCGGCTGCTTGACCTGCCACGTTTTGCATAATCATTTGCATTATGTCCATAAGAATCTCCCTTAGTTTGTAAGATGGAACGATTTGAATAAATGAATATAGCGCAAAACCGCCAGAATCCAAAAAAAGTTCCCCCCCTTCTATCAGAAGTTGACGGTAGCAACACAAAGATTTCTAAGAAAAACATCAAGGTTATTTCAAAGAAGTTCCAGTGGCTTTCCAACCCATAATACCGCCTTGCACATTATAAACCGTGGTATAACCCCAACTTGATGCCTGACGAGCAGCCATAGAGGAGCGAGCACCAGAGCGGCACATAAACATCAAAGGCGCTTCTTTGTCTTGAGGAAGTTTGTCTGGGGAAAGTTGTCCGAGGGGAATATTGACCGCCTTAGAGACTTTACCATCCGATTTCAACTCCGCTGGCTCACGGACGTCAATTAACTTAACCCCTTCTTTCAGTTTGTTGAGTGCGTCAACAGGTGAAATGGTTTCTACACCGCCACCCTTGCCACCACGAAATAGATCAAAAATAGACATGGTTATTGCTTGTTTTTGGTTTATGATGACGCAATATACCAAAAAAAATCAAGATGTTCCTACTTGTTATAACAAGATATGATTAAGAATTTACAGCGCATGTTGGGAGACGTTGGGCATAACACATTCCTGCTTCGATGAATGAAGCGAATTGCCTTGCAGAGCTGGGACGTATGGAGGCGCACGATCGTGGGTCTTTACGATTCGTCTCATCGGGTATCCGCAGCATAACGAAAAGATTTTTTTTAGGCCGAGACGGGGGCTTAGGCTAGCATTTATATTCGATAACCATAGTCGAAGTTTTTGCTGGAAAGTTAATCACTCAAAGTTAGACACTGCTCCTAATGGTAACAAGCCTTTTTGATGATACAATGCCACTGCGTCAATGATTTCACTGCGAATTGTTTTCTGGATTTGACTTAGAACCTGCATTTTAGCTTGAGGTTAAGAACGAAATACTCAGGCAATGA
This genomic interval carries:
- a CDS encoding rhodanese-like domain-containing protein, with product MSIFDLFRGGKGGGVETISPVDALNKLKEGVKLIDVREPAELKSDGKVSKAVNIPLGQLSPDKLPQDKEAPLMFMCRSGARSSMAARQASSWGYTTVYNVQGGIMGWKATGTSLK
- a CDS encoding DUF937 domain-containing protein, with the protein product MDIMQMIMQNVAGQAAGQVAEKFGIDKNVAQNAVTLAAPMIMSAMGKKAGSEQGAQAVHNGLNSGNPMDLLGMVLGNKQPSLQNHVAQQTGVDPNVAGGIFETLGPMIFGMLGKQQQQQNLDVNALAGLLQGGKTQSDGMLGALAPFMDQDGDGDFDLQDIMKLAGGGGGNSGGGLGSLLGGLMGGKK